The Cynocephalus volans isolate mCynVol1 chromosome 2, mCynVol1.pri, whole genome shotgun sequence genome window below encodes:
- the LOC134369747 gene encoding heterogeneous nuclear ribonucleoprotein A3-like: MEGHDPKEPEQLRKLFIGGLSFETTDDSLREHFEKWGTLTDCVVMRDPQTKHSRGFGFVTYSCVEEVDAAMCARPHKVDGRVVEPKRAVSREDSVKPGAHLTVKKIFVGGIKEDTEEYNLRDYFEKYGKIETIEVMEDRQSGKKRGFAFVTFDDHDTVDKIVVQKYHTINGHNCEVKKALSKQEMQSAGSQRGRGGGAGNFMGRGGNFGGGGGNFGRGGNFGGRGGYGGGGGGSRGSYGGGDGGYNGFGGEGGNYGGGPGYSSRGGYGGGGPGYGNQGGGYGGGGGGYDGYNEGGNFGGGNYGGGGNYNDFGNYSGQQQSNYGPMKGGSFGGRSSGSPYGGGYGYGGGSGGYGSRRF, translated from the coding sequence ATGGAGGGCCATGATCCAAAGGAACCAGAGCAGTTGAGAAAACTGTTTATTGGTGGACTGAGCTTTGAAACTACAGATGATAGTTTAAgagaacattttgagaaatgggGCACACTCACAGACTGTGTGGTAATGAGAGACCCTCAGACAAAGCATTCCAGGGGCTTTGGTTTTGTGACTTATTCTTGTGTTGAAGAGGTGGATGCAGCAATGTGTGCTCGACCTCACAAGGTTGATGGGCGTGTAGTGGAACCAAAGAGAGCTGTTTCTAGAGAGGATTCGGTAAAGCCTGGTGCCCATCTAACAGTGAAGAAAATTTTTGTTGGTGGTATTAAAGAAGATACAGAAGAATATAATTTGAGAGACTACTTTGAAAAATATGGCAAGATTGAAACCATAGAAGTTATGGAAGACAGGCAGAGTGGAAAAAAGAGGGGATTTGCTTTTGTAACTTTTGATGATCATGATACAGTTGATAAAATTGTTGTTCAGAAATACCACACTATTAATGGGCATAATTGTGAAGTGAAAAAAGCTCTTTCTAAACAAGAGATGCAGTCTGCTGGATCACAAAGAGGTCgtggaggtggagctggcaaCTTTATGGGTCGTGGAGGAAAttttggaggtggtggaggtaATTTTGGCCGTGGTGGAAACTTTGGTGGAAGAGGAGGctatggtggtggaggtggtggcagCCGAGGTAGTTATGGAGGAGGTGATGGTGGATATAATGGATTTGGAGGTGAGGGTGGCAACTATGGAGGTGGTCCTGGTTATAGTAGTAGAGGGGGCTATGGTGGTGGTGGACCAGGATATGGAAACCAAGGTGGTGGATATGGTGGCGGTGGTGGAGGATATGACGGTTacaatgaaggaggaaattttggTGGTGGTAACTATGGTGGTGGTGGGAACTATAATGATTTTGGAAATTATAGTGGACAACAGCAATCAAATTATGGACCCATGAAAGGGGGTAGTTTTGGTGGAAGAAGCTCGGGCAGTCCCTATGGTGGTGGTTATGGATATGGTGGTGGAAGTGGTGGATATGGTAGCAGAAGGTTCTAA